The Thalassotalea sediminis genome includes the window TCTCCTTCATCGTGAAAACCGATGCCAGCAGGTTTATCAATAACAATGAAATGCTGTTGATTATCAACAATTGGTAGCAACATAGTTAGAGATTAAATCCTATTATGGTGTACATAATTAACGTAATACCACCGGCAGTTAACGCATAGGGTAATTGGGTTTTTACATGCTCATAATGATCACAGCCACTGGCAATAGAGGCAACCACAGTGGTGTCAGAAATAGGTGAAGCATGGTCACCAAAGATGCCACCACCTAATACTGCAGCAACCAAAAACTCGATAGGCAATCCTGTTTGTTGGGCAAGAGGTACGGCAATTGGCACTAAAATAGCGAATGTGCCCCAAGAAGTACCCGTTGCAAAAGCCATGAAGCCTGCAGCCAAAAATAAAATAGGGGCAATGAAAAACAAAGGTACTTCAAGGTTTAATAATTGACTGACGTACAACCCTGTCCCCAACGACTTTATTGCATCGCCAAAAGCAAATGATAGGACCAATATCGCGACAGCTGGCGCCATATGTTTTATACCTAATAACGTGTATTTAATAATGTTTTTCCATGACATTGCGCCAAAGCCTTTAATCATGAAAATCAAGATGAAAACTGCGCTTACAATTGCCCAGAATACCGAAAAAGATCCTGAACCTTGTCTCAAATCACCATCGCCCGTAATCCATAGCAGCGCAAGGGTAATAGTAAGCAATGATAATAGAGGTAACCACATTATAATGGCAGGCGCTTCATTTTTTGTAACTTGGCTTTCTTGGCTCACAATGAGTGACTTGGCGTGTTTCAATGGACCAAAAGCTTTGCCACTTGCAGCGGTATAATAGGCAAAAATGACAGCAATGATGGCATAAAAGTTATAAGCAATCGTACCAATCAGTATACCAACAGGATCTGAGAGCTGGTGACCATCTAGTAAGCCAAGTACATACGCTCCCCAACCATTTATTAAGAATAATATGCTTATGGGGGCACATGTTGAATCAATTAAATAAGCAAGTCTTGCCCGGCTTAACTTGTATTTATCAAACAAAGACTGACTTGCCATACCTGCAGTAAAGATACTTAGGTTGGTATCAGTAAAGATAGTAGTGCCCACAAACGTAGGTAAAAGAGCAGCTTGCTTTGAATTTTTAACTACATTTAAACGTGCTAATGAGTTGATAAAACCTTCTACCGCGCCTGATTGGTTCATGAGTGTAACTAAAGCACCAATGAGTAAACTGAAGCTAACGATATAAATGTTGCCTAATGAATCAAAAACACCAATTAAACCATTTGCACTACTTATCAAACCGTCGACAGGCTGCCAGTTTTCAATCATTATAAAGCACAACACAATGCCGAAAAATAGCGCCAGTAAAGCGTTTTTTCGCCAAATAGCGATGGCAATGGCAATGATTGGAGGAAGTAGACTTAATGGACTGTCTTGCATGAAATTACGATGATGATTGTTTTGCGCCCAACTTTACCTTAAGTTGCTATTATTAGAAACAGTGGAACTAATATTTGCATAAAGATTACATTTGTCTGTAAGTTAATTTTTAAATCGTCGGTCATTAATTACGTGCAAAATATTATCGTAGCGAATATTTAATTAAGTACAACCCCCGTAAACATTGACTGGTAGTAATGTTTTTAATAACAATTGATAACTAAGCATTGAAAAGCAATCTTTTAGCCATACATCTTTAGGCAGAAATCGCTCGATGCAATAGGACCCATTTTGACATTATCTTTTCAACAGAAAATTAGCGTTCTTGGCGAGGAACGTAATAAAGCAGCGTTAACTGAGATTGGACGTGGCATCGAACGCGAAGGATTAAGAGTATTGGCCGAAGGGAAGTTATCAGAACATGGCCATTATCAGGCTTTAGGTTCTGCCCTGACACATCCTCATATCACGACCGATTATGCCGAAGGCTTGTTAGAGTTTATTACGCCGGTAAGCTACTCTGTCGAGCAAACTATCTCGCAATTAAAAGACATCCAAAAGTTTACACTTTCGAATATTGATGGCGAACTTATTTGGCCTACCAGTATGCCATGCTTTGTTGATGATGAAGATAATATTGCCTTAGCGTATTACGGCACATCAAATATTGGTAAAATGAAATCTATCTATCGACAAGGGCTTAAAAATAGATACGGAAGTATGATGCAAGTTATTGCAGGCATTCACTTTAATTTTTCATTTCCCAAGTCATTTTGGCAAACGTTAAAATCAACCGAAGATTCTTCTTTAAGCGAGCAAGACTACATTTCAGCGGGCTATTTTGCCTTATTGCGAAATTATAAGCGTTACTGTTGGCTAATCCCTTATTTATATGGCAGCTCTCCTGCAATCTGTCCTTCTTTTTTACAAGGTAAAGAGACCAACTTACCTTTTAAAAAGTCTGAGAGTGGTTATATTTACCTGGAACATGCTACAAGTTTACGTATGAGTGACCTTGGTTATACCAATAGTGAACAGTCAGCGCTTAGAATTTGTTATAACAACATTGATGAATACATTTCAGGTGTGCAAGAAGCCATTAGTTTGAGCTCCGATAAGTTCGCTGAAATTGGTGTAAAAGTTGGTGATACTTACCAGCAGTTAAATGCTAATGTACTTCAGATAGAAAATGAATTGTACGCCCCCGTAAGACCTAAACAAGTGGCTAATTCAGGCGAAAAGCCCTCACAAGCGTTAAGTCGTAGAGGTGTTCAATACGTTGAAGTTAGAGCGCTAGATGTTAATCCTTTTGTGGATACTGGCATAAGTGAACAGCAAATCTACTTTCTGGATGTGTTTTTGACCTATTGCGCACTTAAAGAAAGTCCTGAATCACTTTGTGAAGTACAAAGTGTATGTGAAAAAAATATGGATGACGTTGTTGTACGAGGTAGAGATCCAAAGCTTTTGTTGGATCATAACGGTGACAAAGTATCTGTTAAAGAATGGGGTACGGCAATATTTGAAGAAATGAAATCGGTAGCTATGTTGCTAGATAACGCAAATGGTTCAGATAAATATCAAAAAGCGTTAGCTTTTGAATTCGAAAAAATTAATGATCCAGATAAAACGCCATCGGCAAAATTACTGCGCGTTGTTAATGATAACAAAC containing:
- a CDS encoding Na+/H+ antiporter NhaC family protein; protein product: MQDSPLSLLPPIIAIAIAIWRKNALLALFFGIVLCFIMIENWQPVDGLISSANGLIGVFDSLGNIYIVSFSLLIGALVTLMNQSGAVEGFINSLARLNVVKNSKQAALLPTFVGTTIFTDTNLSIFTAGMASQSLFDKYKLSRARLAYLIDSTCAPISILFLINGWGAYVLGLLDGHQLSDPVGILIGTIAYNFYAIIAVIFAYYTAASGKAFGPLKHAKSLIVSQESQVTKNEAPAIIMWLPLLSLLTITLALLWITGDGDLRQGSGSFSVFWAIVSAVFILIFMIKGFGAMSWKNIIKYTLLGIKHMAPAVAILVLSFAFGDAIKSLGTGLYVSQLLNLEVPLFFIAPILFLAAGFMAFATGTSWGTFAILVPIAVPLAQQTGLPIEFLVAAVLGGGIFGDHASPISDTTVVASIASGCDHYEHVKTQLPYALTAGGITLIMYTIIGFNL
- the gshA gene encoding glutamate--cysteine ligase, with translation MTLSFQQKISVLGEERNKAALTEIGRGIEREGLRVLAEGKLSEHGHYQALGSALTHPHITTDYAEGLLEFITPVSYSVEQTISQLKDIQKFTLSNIDGELIWPTSMPCFVDDEDNIALAYYGTSNIGKMKSIYRQGLKNRYGSMMQVIAGIHFNFSFPKSFWQTLKSTEDSSLSEQDYISAGYFALLRNYKRYCWLIPYLYGSSPAICPSFLQGKETNLPFKKSESGYIYLEHATSLRMSDLGYTNSEQSALRICYNNIDEYISGVQEAISLSSDKFAEIGVKVGDTYQQLNANVLQIENELYAPVRPKQVANSGEKPSQALSRRGVQYVEVRALDVNPFVDTGISEQQIYFLDVFLTYCALKESPESLCEVQSVCEKNMDDVVVRGRDPKLLLDHNGDKVSVKEWGTAIFEEMKSVAMLLDNANGSDKYQKALAFEFEKINDPDKTPSAKLLRVVNDNKQSLTDFTLQQAVTYRDEALNSDYRFYSEAYFNEQAKKSIDQQKDIEQSDTLPFDDFLTEYFAQ